From the genome of Vitis riparia cultivar Riparia Gloire de Montpellier isolate 1030 chromosome 11, EGFV_Vit.rip_1.0, whole genome shotgun sequence:
GAAGGAACAGTGTGGGAACAAATATGCAAGAAGGATATCCTTGAAAATGTACACTAATTCAAATTATCCAATTAGCCTAACACGCGCCACTGAAGCGTGTGGTTGGGGGGAGGGGATCAATACAAGTTTAAGGTTTACAACGTTTGGAAGCCACAGAAATGAGAAAAGAGAGGGAAATTAGGAAGAATTTGTACAGAGGAGAATGAGAAAGAGAGCGACTCAAGATTGTACAGAGAAATTGAGTCAATAGGAATAAGCCATGCGATGAACCACACGCTCTTTGAGGATTCCTTTGTAGAGAGCCACCCGATTTGCTGGCATTCCTTTGACTTTATCACTACTTTTCCTGACGGAAAATGAAGAATTCCACTGTGTTGCCGTCTGAACTCCTCACTGTCCCCACTTGGATCCACCACGTCCTCTGCGAAGTGcacccttttct
Proteins encoded in this window:
- the LOC117924801 gene encoding uncharacterized protein LOC117924801, with product MSSVLCSQGVVLATAMAVSGTVILLALCRPKAFTPPQQLPRSCISSDGKKKENENENEKEKEKEKKKKKKRVHFAEDVVDPSGDSEEFRRQHSGILHFPSGKVVIKSKECQQIGWLSTKESSKSVWFIAWLIPIDSISLYNLESLSFSFSSVQILPNFPLFSHFCGFQTL